The window TCCATTACATTCACCGCACTATTACATTGGCTGATAATGTAACGGTAACAACCTTGTACCCCATTGTTCTTTTGGATGGCCGCAACTGCCTTAACTGATTCGATCGTATCCTTATGCAAGTCATTGGCAAAGGAGGAGGACTCAGGCAAGCTTTGGCAATTAGCCAATCGCATGAGTTTTTCTTGCTCATCAAGGTTAGCATAACCACTTCCCAGAACCGAAGTCTCCCGGGCAAGGTGATCGAAGAAATCAGTATGAACCGAACTATCCTGCCTGATGTCAATGGAAGCGTAATAAAGACCAAATGCCTTAATCTTATTGATGAGGTTATCCACCATTCCAGCGAACAGGCCATTATGCTTATAGATCAGTGTTGACCTGATCTCCGACAGCTGACTAATGATTTCCGCAGCGCTAAGGGAAGATTCCTGCACTTCACCAAAAACTTCTGCATACAATTGTTTCTCCAATGCCGCCAGCAACTGGTCAGTCTCTTTAAATGTAAGCCTTCGCTTTAACCTTCTTACATCAAGGTAATAACACTTGATAATACTGCTTCGCAGGGCTTCAGCAACCTTTAAAGTAATATCAGCGGTAACATAGGGATTTCCGTCCCTATCCCCTCCCGGCCAAAAACCAAGTTGCAACAAAGGATCTTCACCTGTCAGCATATGGTCGAGTTCATTGGCTAAAAAACTACTGATCCTTCCAACAGCTGGATAAAAAACATTATCCAGGTACCAGATCAGGCTCATCGCCTCATCATAGGGAGTAGGTTTTTGTTTCTTGAAGAATGGTGTTTTCCCCAGCTGCTGCAAATAGGTATTCACCAGGGTAGTCTGGTTTTCCTGCAATGCCTTCGACAGGTCGTGAATGATACCCAACACAGACCCTGGATAGAACTGTGTTGGATGCGCAGTAAGAACCAATCTTACACAAAAATCCTTCAATGCATCCTGGTTAACTACCACACCCGGCTGCTCCAATGCAGCTTTCAGTTGTTTTAACGTTCCTTGTCCAGACATATCATTAACCTTGCTGAAAGCAGCATCTTCAAGGGCATCAAAAAGCACGACCTGTCTTTCAACATACTGGACAAAACGGAACATCAGGTCTGTTTTCTCCTGCTCGGTTTTATAAGATGTATTCATGGCAAAGAATTCATCCACGATCTGCGCAGGACTTTTCCTCTTCTTGTATCCCTCTTCACAGACATTAAGGAATAAGGACAATAGTATCCCCGTTTTCTCAATCCTGTGAAAAGGTAATGAAGTGAACAGGCTATTGTAGAGCTGGAATTTCAGCGCTACCTCACTTTTGAATTGTTGCAAGGCTGCCGGATCGGTTGTTGGCATGTTCGTTGATTTTGCGGGATGTTACAGGCAGCAATCGGGAGCATGAATTTAATAAAACCTTCTCAGAATCAGGCAACAGGAGCGGCTTCAGGAAAAAAATAAAAAACTAACACTTGTTATATAAGCACTAATTTCTATTTTCAATCTCCAAGACAATCGTGGCAAGTAATTACACATATCATTTCTTCTCCCCTGTTGTTGCATCAGCAACCACTACAACTATTACTACCACTACAACAACCCGTTAAGGGTTGTACACATCCATATTATCATTTGGGCGCCAGCTTTATTCGTGATCAATCACCCTTTATTTCATTTAATCAACCAACACATTCTAGTTTCATATGCAGGTCTTAAAATTCGGCGGAACATCAGTAGGAAGTCCGGAAGCCATTAACCAGGTCATTAGTATCATTCAAAAACGAATAGACCAATCACCTATCATCACTGTTGTATCGGCATTTGGGGGCACCACTGATGCCTTATTGCAATGTGGTGCACTTGCGGCGAATGGCAATGAATTGTACAAGGAGCAGGTGCAGCAAATAACCGACAGGCACCTTAGAGCGGTAAAACAGCTGATCCCGGTACAATCGCAAAGTGGGATGCTAAGCGCTGTTAAAACACTTTGCAATGAAATAGAAGACCTCTGCAATGGCATCTTCCTGCTGGCGGAGATCACACCCAGGACCAAGGATAAACTCGTAAGCTATGGTGAACTGATCTCTTCCCAAATAGTAGCTGCTGCATTCCAATCCAGGGGAGTAGCCACTACCTGGTGGGATAGCAGGAAACTGATCTGTACCAATTCCAACTTCGGAAATGCCGCAGTGAATTTCCCTGAAACTGAAGCCCGTATCCAACTTGCCGCCGGATCCCTTGAGACAAGGCATGTGGTGATGCCTGGATTCATCGCATCCAATGAACAAGGCATCACGACTACCCTGGGCCGGGGAGGCTCTGACTATACAGCTGCTATTGTGGCTTCTGCCGTGAATGCAGGCCTGCTTGATATCTGGACCGATGTAAGTGGGATGATGACCGCAGACCCGAGATGGGTGTCCAATGCCAAGGTCATCCCCGCCATTTCCTACCAGGAAGCAATGGAGCTATCCCATTTCGGCGCCAAGGTGATCTATCCTCCCACTATCCAACCGGTCATGAATAAGGATATTCCCGTTTGGATCAAGAACACTTTTGCACCTGATGACCCGGGAACTGTAATTCAATCCGACACCAGCAGCAATAGCCACTATGTACGGGGCATTTCAAGTATCAATAACCTGGCCCTGCTAAGTTTGGAAGGAAGCGGTATGGTAGGTGTACCAGGCTTCTCCAGGCGTTTGTTTGAAGCATTATCTTCAAAGGAGATCAACGTTATACTGATCACCCAGGGTTCCTCAGAGCATTCCATTTGTGTTGGCATTGATGCACTTGCTGCAGAAAAAGCAAAGGCCGTAGTAGATGAGGTATTTGCCCCTGAGATCAACTTGCAGAAGGTAGAGCCCCTGATCGTTGAAAAAGACCTTTCCATTGTAGCACTGGTGGGCGAACAGATGAAAAGCCATCCGGGTGTCAGTGGCAGGATGTTTGGCGCATTAGGCAGGAACGGGGTGAATGTCCGTGCCATTGCACAAGGCTCCTCGGAAAGGAATATCTCTGCTGTTATTGCTACCCGGGATGTAAGGAAGGCGCTCAATGTATTGCATGAAGAATTCTTTGAAACAACCTTGAAGCAGATCAACCTGTTTGTGACCGGTGTGGGAAATGTTGGCAGCAGGCTCATGCACCAGCTTGAACAACAACAGCAATACCTGCAACAACACCTCAAGGTTCAATTGAAAGTAGCAGGACTTGCCAACAGCAGCAAATTCCTGATCAGGGAAGAAGGGATTGACCTGGTCAACTGGAAGGAGCAATTGATGACCGCCGAATCAGGTAACCTCCAGCATTTCATAGACCAGATCATTTCGCGTAACCTAAGGAATAGTGTATTCGTAGATGTGACCGCAAGTCATGATGTGGCACAGGTTTATCCGCAATTGCTGGAAAAAAGTATTGCCGTTGTAGCCTGCAATAAGATCGCATGCTCTTCTTCCTATTCCTATTACAGGGAGCTCAAGGATAAGGCAAGGGAATTCAATACCTCTTTCCTGTTCGAAACGAATGTTGGTGCCGGCCTTCCGGTAATTGGTACCCTGAATGATCTCTTAAGGAGTGGCGACAGGATCAACAGGATTGAAGCAGTATTAAGTGGCACCCTCAACTTTGTCTTCAACAATTATGACGGAAGCAGGCCTTTCTCTGATGTCGTAAAACAGGCACAGGAAGAAGGCTATACAGAACCTGATCCCCGGCTGGACCTTAGCGGTACCGATGTAATGCGTAAGATCATGATCCTTGCCAGGGAAGCTGGTGTTCAAATGGAAATGGAAGACATCACCAACAATAGCTTCCTGCCAGCCTCCTGTATGGAAGGTAGTGTGGCCGATTTCTATGAGGAAATGAAAAGAAAGGAAGACCACTTCAGGGCAATTTTCGATGAGGCCCAAAGCAAGGGATGTAAACTGAAATTTGTAGCCAGTTATAATGAAGGGAAAGCTTCTGTCGGTCTTCAGCATATAGAGCCCCAACATGACCTTTACCATTTGTACGGAAAGGACAATATCGTGCTTTTCTATACCGAACGCTATCCCGCGCAACCATTAGTGATCAAAGGCGCCGGAGCAGGAGCAGATGTAACGGCTTCTGGAGTATTTGCAGACATCCTCAGGGCCACCTTGAGATAAACCGTCCTAAACAACCATCATGAAAAATAGCAATCTCTACGATCAGGTGATCAGGGTAAACTGCCCGGCCACGGTAGCCAACCTGGTTTGTGGTTTTGATATACTGGGAATGGCATTGAATGCCCCCCAGGACACGATTGAAATGCGATTACTGGATAGAAGGGAGATCATCATCCGTCACAGTGATCACTATGACCTGCCAACCGAACCGGCCAGGAATGTGGCGGGCGCCGCATTAATTGACCTATTGGAAGAGGTGGAAGAACCGGTTGGCTTTGAGCTAACCATTCGCAAGCATATTAAACCAGGAAGTGGCTTAGGATCCAGCGCGGCAAGTTCCGCAGGTGCTGTTGTTGGTGCCAATCATTTACTGGGCAACAGGTTTAACAACAACGACCTGGTCAGATTTGCGATGGCTGGTGAAAAAGTCGCAACGGGAGTAAAACATGCCGACAATATCGCTCCCTGCATTATGGGAGGCGTAACCCTTATCAGGTCAATTTTCCCGTTGGATATTGTACAGTTGACCGCCCCACCGATGTATGTCACCGTCGTGCATCCACAGATCGAAGTCAAAACAGCTGATGCAAGGCAGATCCTGCGCAAGGAGGTCTTGCTCAAGAACGCGATCAAGCAATGGGGGAATATAGCAGGACTGGTAGCTGGTTTCCTGCAGAAAGATTATGACCTTATTGGCCGTTCACTGGAAGATGTGATCATTGAGCCAGTGAGGAGCATCCTTATCCCTGGTTTTGATGAAGTAAAGCAGGGATCAAGGAATCATGGAGCCCTTGGCGGGGGTATCAGTGGCTCAGGACCCTCTATCTTCATGATGAGCAAAGATGAAGCGGTCGCCCAAAAAGTTGAAGCCCTGATGAAAGAGACTTACACCCAATTGGGAATTGATTTCAAAACCTATATCACTACACTGAACGAAAAAGGCGCGACAGTTGAAGTCGTCGCCTAAACCCGTCGGATACCCTTTTGGGTAGGCCACCCGTTCCAGGAAGACCAACAAGCAGCAAGCAATGAAATACTATAGCTTAAAACACCAATCACCCGATGTGGATTTCAGGGAAGCAACCATATCAGGGCAGGCACCAGACGGAGGATTGTATTTCCCCAGGTCCGTCAACAGTCTAAATACGGACTTTATACATAACCTTAAGCACACCAGCGATGAAGCGATCTGTTATGAAGTGATCCGTCATTATGTAGGAACCTGCATTCCAGACCAGGTACTGAAGGATATTGTAGCAGAAACGATCGACTTCCCTATTCCTTTAACACAGGTCAATGACCATATATTCTCACTTGAACTATTCCACGGCCCAACTCTCGCCTTCAAGGATGTTGGTGCAAGGTTCATGAGCCGTTGCCTGGGATATTTCGCCCGTTCAACCAACCGGGAAGTAACCGTACTGGTGGCTACTTCCGGGGATACCGGGGGGGCAGTTGCCAGTGGCTTTGCCGGCGTTCCGGGGGTAAATGTGGTCATCCTCTATCCTTCCGGGAAGGTCAGTAAAGTGCAAGAGCAACAATTAACAACCTTCGGAGGAAATGTAAAGGCCCTTGAGGTCAAAGGCAATTTTGACGACTGCCAGCAAATGGTGAAGAAAGCCTTTCTCGATGAAGCATTGAAGGCCAAACTTTTCCTTACTTCTGCCA is drawn from Flavihumibacter rivuli and contains these coding sequences:
- a CDS encoding phosphoenolpyruvate carboxylase is translated as MPTTDPAALQQFKSEVALKFQLYNSLFTSLPFHRIEKTGILLSLFLNVCEEGYKKRKSPAQIVDEFFAMNTSYKTEQEKTDLMFRFVQYVERQVVLFDALEDAAFSKVNDMSGQGTLKQLKAALEQPGVVVNQDALKDFCVRLVLTAHPTQFYPGSVLGIIHDLSKALQENQTTLVNTYLQQLGKTPFFKKQKPTPYDEAMSLIWYLDNVFYPAVGRISSFLANELDHMLTGEDPLLQLGFWPGGDRDGNPYVTADITLKVAEALRSSIIKCYYLDVRRLKRRLTFKETDQLLAALEKQLYAEVFGEVQESSLSAAEIISQLSEIRSTLIYKHNGLFAGMVDNLINKIKAFGLYYASIDIRQDSSVHTDFFDHLARETSVLGSGYANLDEQEKLMRLANCQSLPESSSFANDLHKDTIESVKAVAAIQKNNGVQGCYRYIISQCNSAVNVMEVYALFMLGGWKQEALYIDIVPLFETIDDLKQAGVIMRTLYSFPSYHDHLKRRGERQTIMLGFSDGTKDGGYLMANYSILKAKQELTALSQEFGIDVLFFDGRGGPPARGGGKTQKFYASMGSDVSNREIQLTIQGQTISSNFGTIDAAQFNMEQLIHAGLSNALRNRDQLTLGPVQQQLLEQLAEDGFQAYASLKEHPGFVDYLSQISPLRFYAATNIGSRPAKRGNNARLRLKDLRAIPFVGSWSQLKQNVTGYYGVGTALQLAEQRGQWKEVKAMYQESLFFRTLIENCEMAMQKCFFPLTAYLSDDPQFGDIWNKIYSEYELTMKYIFKLSGKNELMANYPVEQLSVQMRERIVLPLTTIQQYAIGKVREMEKFHQLNQASKDAFEKLVMRCSFGIINAGRNSA
- the thrA gene encoding bifunctional aspartate kinase/homoserine dehydrogenase I translates to MQVLKFGGTSVGSPEAINQVISIIQKRIDQSPIITVVSAFGGTTDALLQCGALAANGNELYKEQVQQITDRHLRAVKQLIPVQSQSGMLSAVKTLCNEIEDLCNGIFLLAEITPRTKDKLVSYGELISSQIVAAAFQSRGVATTWWDSRKLICTNSNFGNAAVNFPETEARIQLAAGSLETRHVVMPGFIASNEQGITTTLGRGGSDYTAAIVASAVNAGLLDIWTDVSGMMTADPRWVSNAKVIPAISYQEAMELSHFGAKVIYPPTIQPVMNKDIPVWIKNTFAPDDPGTVIQSDTSSNSHYVRGISSINNLALLSLEGSGMVGVPGFSRRLFEALSSKEINVILITQGSSEHSICVGIDALAAEKAKAVVDEVFAPEINLQKVEPLIVEKDLSIVALVGEQMKSHPGVSGRMFGALGRNGVNVRAIAQGSSERNISAVIATRDVRKALNVLHEEFFETTLKQINLFVTGVGNVGSRLMHQLEQQQQYLQQHLKVQLKVAGLANSSKFLIREEGIDLVNWKEQLMTAESGNLQHFIDQIISRNLRNSVFVDVTASHDVAQVYPQLLEKSIAVVACNKIACSSSYSYYRELKDKAREFNTSFLFETNVGAGLPVIGTLNDLLRSGDRINRIEAVLSGTLNFVFNNYDGSRPFSDVVKQAQEEGYTEPDPRLDLSGTDVMRKIMILAREAGVQMEMEDITNNSFLPASCMEGSVADFYEEMKRKEDHFRAIFDEAQSKGCKLKFVASYNEGKASVGLQHIEPQHDLYHLYGKDNIVLFYTERYPAQPLVIKGAGAGADVTASGVFADILRATLR
- a CDS encoding homoserine kinase, which encodes MKNSNLYDQVIRVNCPATVANLVCGFDILGMALNAPQDTIEMRLLDRREIIIRHSDHYDLPTEPARNVAGAALIDLLEEVEEPVGFELTIRKHIKPGSGLGSSAASSAGAVVGANHLLGNRFNNNDLVRFAMAGEKVATGVKHADNIAPCIMGGVTLIRSIFPLDIVQLTAPPMYVTVVHPQIEVKTADARQILRKEVLLKNAIKQWGNIAGLVAGFLQKDYDLIGRSLEDVIIEPVRSILIPGFDEVKQGSRNHGALGGGISGSGPSIFMMSKDEAVAQKVEALMKETYTQLGIDFKTYITTLNEKGATVEVVA